A single Arachnia propionica DNA region contains:
- a CDS encoding ATP-grasp domain-containing protein produces MTTRVLTLVDRRYRSQAQPSGMIAALRDRGAHVEELDETQCTTDEWRDVLVRVDVAVARGRRPGTLAVLADVAASGIPVVDTAAAVEQVRDKRIMTRLLRDTGLARPRTVICSPEDLAGVDLEYPIIVKPVFGDNAEGIVVLEEPADLLRLRWCDPELIAQEYRPGSGADLKLYVIEDFIAAVRRPSPISPCTARSLGGVTVNDSLREIVNRVSKVFGLRFFGVDCLEVDGRLEVLEVNDFPNYSSVPNASEVLARRVLMRAVA; encoded by the coding sequence ATGACCACACGAGTCCTCACGTTGGTGGACCGGCGATATCGGTCCCAGGCCCAGCCGAGCGGCATGATTGCCGCTTTGCGGGATCGCGGTGCCCATGTCGAAGAACTGGATGAGACCCAGTGCACGACCGATGAGTGGCGGGACGTTCTCGTGCGGGTGGATGTCGCCGTGGCCCGTGGCCGGCGTCCCGGAACCCTGGCCGTTCTCGCGGATGTTGCCGCTTCGGGAATACCTGTGGTCGATACGGCGGCAGCGGTTGAACAGGTGCGTGACAAGCGCATCATGACCAGGCTCCTCAGGGACACGGGCTTGGCCCGGCCGCGAACCGTGATCTGTTCACCGGAGGATCTTGCGGGCGTTGATCTGGAGTACCCCATCATCGTGAAGCCGGTGTTCGGGGACAATGCCGAGGGGATCGTCGTGCTTGAGGAGCCTGCGGATCTGCTGCGATTACGATGGTGCGATCCTGAGTTGATCGCTCAGGAATACCGGCCCGGTTCCGGGGCGGATTTGAAGCTTTATGTAATTGAAGATTTTATTGCTGCTGTTCGGCGGCCTTCCCCGATCAGCCCGTGCACGGCACGGTCCTTGGGGGGCGTGACCGTGAATGACTCACTGCGGGAGATCGTCAATCGCGTTTCGAAGGTTTTCGGGCTGCGATTCTTCGGTGTCGACTGCCTTGAGGTGGATGGGCGGCTGGAGGTTCTCGAAGTCAATGATTTCCCCAACTATTCATCCGTCCCCAACGCCTCCGAGGTGCTGGCCAGGCGTGTGTTGATGAGGGCGGTTGCGTGA
- a CDS encoding MerR family DNA-binding transcriptional regulator, translating to MDFSIKDAARMVGLTPRTLRYYESIGLLPEAERTSGNYRLFNVMDIIDLIRIKRLTGLGFDLRHVRQIMDDPTSPEATAALDAQRQVLTQQIDELQEKRAKIEEIQNAQAPLDVAIEFADLERAWADAQSGLDVEDRLKLEIELLAAFADDPDRLKYEKLTRAFIEKHDDPGFRELRELDTRLEVLEPDASPEEIAVLVDDYVRVLGPIRARFAPTSEKALALASAMEEFTYNEAQLTVITSARKRLRSSDGESPDPSQAPK from the coding sequence ATGGACTTCTCGATCAAGGACGCGGCTCGCATGGTTGGGCTCACCCCACGCACTCTGCGCTACTACGAAAGCATCGGCCTCCTGCCGGAGGCGGAGCGGACCTCCGGGAATTACCGTCTGTTCAACGTCATGGACATCATCGACCTGATCCGGATCAAGCGGTTGACGGGGCTCGGGTTCGACCTTCGGCACGTGCGTCAGATCATGGACGACCCAACGAGCCCTGAAGCCACAGCAGCCCTGGACGCGCAACGGCAAGTCCTCACCCAGCAGATCGATGAGCTCCAGGAAAAGCGGGCCAAGATCGAGGAGATCCAAAACGCCCAAGCCCCACTCGACGTTGCCATCGAATTCGCCGATCTAGAGCGCGCCTGGGCAGACGCGCAGTCCGGACTCGACGTCGAGGACCGGTTGAAACTTGAAATCGAACTACTCGCGGCGTTCGCCGACGACCCTGATCGACTCAAGTACGAGAAGCTCACCCGAGCTTTCATCGAAAAACATGACGACCCTGGGTTCCGAGAGCTCCGGGAGCTGGATACGAGACTGGAAGTCCTTGAGCCAGACGCCTCCCCAGAAGAGATCGCGGTACTGGTCGATGACTACGTCAGGGTCCTTGGCCCGATCCGTGCTCGATTCGCCCCCACAAGTGAGAAGGCACTTGCCCTCGCCTCCGCCATGGAGGAGTTCACCTACAACGAGGCCCAGCTCACTGTGATCACAAGCGCTCGGAAGCGCCTGCGGTCGTCAGACGGTGAGAGTCCTGACCCCTCCCAAGCCCCAAAGTGA
- a CDS encoding MerR family transcriptional regulator encodes MSINNDLSNEMSPGAPPNRSGEQAALTGLTWSTQAISDLVGITVRTLRYYHQIGLLREPKRTTKGLLYDETHLLTLLRIKRFSMMSLTLDEIADIIHTPTSPRARRILLELDQALADRVAEIESQRRVIEECLRDNTPVDVLPRFARHLAALRRLGNYDTTAADKALEELAAGYGSEEVARVVDAVIQDPIISRLSVLEERLRRINEDSGEPELTDLAKDYGRLLVDLYTVNAQAGLKSVSGHDLVEAIGLAESTANEREREVLKRALTVLAAHVDGAG; translated from the coding sequence ATGTCCATCAACAACGACCTGAGCAACGAGATGTCGCCCGGTGCGCCGCCGAACCGGTCGGGCGAGCAGGCAGCCTTGACGGGGCTCACGTGGAGCACGCAGGCGATCAGCGACTTGGTGGGCATCACGGTTCGTACCTTGAGGTACTACCACCAAATCGGTCTGCTCCGAGAGCCCAAACGGACGACGAAGGGACTCCTGTACGACGAGACCCATCTGCTCACCCTGCTGCGCATCAAGCGTTTCTCGATGATGTCGCTCACCCTCGACGAGATCGCCGATATCATCCACACGCCGACCAGCCCTCGCGCCCGTCGCATCCTCTTGGAACTGGACCAGGCCTTGGCGGACCGGGTTGCGGAAATCGAGAGTCAGCGTCGCGTGATCGAGGAGTGTTTGCGCGACAACACCCCGGTGGATGTCCTGCCCAGGTTCGCGCGGCATCTCGCCGCGCTGCGGCGGTTGGGAAATTACGACACCACAGCTGCCGACAAGGCGCTGGAAGAACTGGCCGCCGGGTACGGCAGTGAAGAGGTCGCGAGGGTGGTGGATGCGGTGATCCAGGACCCGATAATTTCCCGCCTGTCCGTGCTTGAAGAGAGGCTGCGTCGAATCAACGAGGACTCGGGGGAGCCAGAGTTGACCGACTTGGCGAAGGACTACGGGCGACTACTCGTTGATCTCTACACCGTTAATGCTCAAGCGGGTCTGAAGTCAGTCTCTGGGCATGACTTGGTCGAGGCCATTGGGTTGGCTGAGTCTACTGCGAACGAGCGAGAACGAGAGGTCCTGAAGCGAGCTCTCACGGTCCTCGCGGCACATGTCGACGGTGCCGGCTAG
- a CDS encoding helix-turn-helix transcriptional regulator encodes MLITHIRRHRLLADMNQADLARLVGVRRETIGHLERGTYTPSLKLAWDIAKVFGTSIEELFEFREEVD; translated from the coding sequence TTGCTCATCACGCACATCAGGCGTCATCGCCTCCTGGCCGACATGAACCAAGCGGACCTGGCCAGGCTCGTTGGCGTGCGCAGGGAGACCATCGGGCATCTGGAGAGGGGCACCTACACGCCATCACTCAAGCTGGCCTGGGACATCGCGAAGGTCTTCGGCACCAGCATCGAGGAACTGTTCGAATTCAGGGAGGAAGTCGATTGA
- a CDS encoding phosphopantetheine-binding protein has protein sequence MSISDLEATLIDVIAEILPDVDLASIHPESTLVELGANSVDRMEIISELLEVCGARVPMVEFVGASTVREIARRAGAKSPAMV, from the coding sequence ATGTCCATTTCAGACCTTGAAGCTACGCTAATTGATGTCATCGCGGAGATACTTCCCGATGTCGACCTAGCCAGTATTCATCCTGAGTCAACTCTCGTGGAGCTGGGCGCCAACTCTGTCGATCGAATGGAGATCATCTCCGAGCTCCTGGAAGTGTGTGGGGCTCGGGTACCGATGGTTGAGTTCGTTGGCGCATCGACTGTGCGAGAGATCGCCCGCCGGGCGGGTGCTAAGTCTCCCGCCATGGTTTAG
- a CDS encoding ATP-grasp domain-containing protein — MRIALLTSQRVPEQDSLTRECLDLLVRWGVRVDAWHAIGCVELGDVTVEHDLYLLASPSRAVVSLTTGLAALGARCLNVPEMVRLCRDRIRTVMLLASAGVPTPRTWVAGSAEDLIEPLRDGPVVLRSAEMSCSVGAKVLWNVDEVIDLPLPEGATLAQEVHPNDQYAHRVYRIGHQTFAVKRPCWMAFSSETREEPVPATDEMCEIADRVASMFRSELFGLDLVGAEGRLQVVEVCPFPRLGGVPDAALRLADYIYARGMEIAEEVRR, encoded by the coding sequence GTGAGGATCGCCCTGCTGACATCCCAGCGTGTGCCTGAGCAGGATTCCCTCACCCGGGAGTGCTTGGACCTGCTGGTGCGGTGGGGAGTTCGCGTCGATGCCTGGCACGCCATTGGATGCGTCGAGTTGGGAGATGTAACGGTGGAGCACGACCTCTACCTTCTCGCGTCCCCATCCCGTGCGGTTGTCTCCTTGACCACGGGCCTGGCGGCATTGGGGGCCCGGTGCCTGAACGTCCCTGAGATGGTGAGGCTCTGCCGGGACCGGATCCGAACCGTGATGCTGCTGGCATCCGCGGGGGTCCCCACCCCCAGAACCTGGGTGGCCGGGAGCGCAGAGGATCTGATCGAGCCCCTCCGTGATGGCCCCGTCGTCCTCAGATCGGCAGAGATGAGCTGCTCCGTGGGAGCGAAGGTTCTCTGGAACGTCGACGAGGTGATCGACCTGCCGCTGCCCGAAGGAGCAACACTCGCTCAAGAAGTCCATCCCAACGATCAATACGCCCACCGGGTGTATCGGATCGGACACCAGACGTTTGCGGTGAAACGGCCCTGTTGGATGGCCTTCTCGAGTGAGACGCGGGAAGAACCCGTGCCTGCGACCGACGAGATGTGTGAGATCGCAGATCGAGTGGCGAGCATGTTCAGGAGTGAACTCTTCGGCCTGGATCTGGTGGGTGCCGAGGGACGACTGCAGGTGGTGGAGGTCTGTCCCTTTCCCCGGCTCGGTGGAGTTCCGGACGCAGCGTTGAGATTGGCCGACTACATCTATGCCCGCGGCATGGAAATCGCTGAGGAAGTCCGCCGGTGA
- a CDS encoding alpha/beta hydrolase, protein MGRLTRTGRWIAAALGLGAGTIAGYTAWTLNAPRRPWPPYTFTPFEVGVPAEEVSFTTSDGVSLAGWWLDSPSSRSVVICCHGHRSNKADMLGIGPGLWRAGHNVLLFDFRGNGDSGNGRQSLAHYEQADLTAALDWVARSHPGKRIAVMAFSMGASTAILTAARDPRIEALVLDSPFATMSGVIAANYRRYRLPGGLLLPVADLVNRVFCGYAFKQVRPVDAMSSLSPRPVLLLHGTKDRIIPYEHARQLAEAAGPGEVELVAFEGADHCGGYFVDRPGYIARVARFLETAPE, encoded by the coding sequence ATGGGACGACTCACGAGGACCGGACGCTGGATCGCCGCTGCCCTTGGTCTGGGTGCGGGGACCATCGCCGGGTACACGGCCTGGACGCTGAACGCCCCGAGACGCCCCTGGCCGCCGTACACGTTCACCCCCTTCGAGGTGGGGGTACCGGCAGAGGAGGTCTCCTTCACCACATCCGACGGGGTGTCCTTGGCAGGTTGGTGGCTGGACAGCCCCAGCTCCCGGAGCGTGGTGATCTGCTGCCACGGCCACCGGAGCAACAAAGCCGACATGCTGGGGATCGGTCCTGGCCTGTGGCGCGCGGGCCACAACGTCCTGCTCTTCGACTTCCGGGGCAACGGTGACTCCGGGAACGGCCGACAGTCCCTGGCCCACTACGAACAGGCCGACCTGACCGCCGCGCTGGACTGGGTGGCCCGGTCCCACCCCGGGAAACGGATCGCGGTGATGGCCTTCTCCATGGGCGCGTCAACCGCCATCCTCACGGCCGCCCGCGACCCGCGCATCGAGGCCTTGGTGCTCGATTCCCCGTTCGCGACCATGTCGGGGGTGATCGCGGCGAATTACAGGCGTTACCGGCTTCCCGGAGGCCTTCTGTTGCCGGTGGCCGACCTGGTGAACCGGGTTTTCTGCGGCTACGCGTTCAAGCAGGTGCGTCCCGTCGACGCCATGAGTTCGCTGTCTCCTCGCCCGGTTCTGCTGCTGCACGGCACAAAGGATCGGATCATCCCCTACGAACACGCCCGGCAGTTGGCGGAGGCGGCCGGCCCGGGGGAGGTCGAACTCGTCGCCTTCGAGGGCGCCGATCACTGCGGCGGCTATTTCGTAGACCGCCCCGGATACATCGCCAGGGTGGCCAGATTCCTGGAAACGGCTCCGGAATAG
- a CDS encoding mannitol dehydrogenase C-terminal domain protein yields the protein MRATIIGAGRIALGLAAEQLHQSGYEVTVLGRGHVAAALQHARVVEVELTDGWTMERFLVPVRTVDLADRRAAVQAVSTADVVGTAVGARMLPAVLDLIAEGLKRAIRPVNVIAFENHENAARIIRKGLRRRLGSGVDRHGFTGAVIARAVAHRVFAADGRVRVVGDLPREVVVDGAALVDPAPLVQDFIPVDDFRAYYRRKLYRFSAGHATAAYLGGLKGYRYLHAAAMDPEIAEAVLGAMEEGRRGLAARYGEEVSGTPEDLEAILWRFRNAALGDTVDRVGRDALRKLGRGERLVGAARLAAKGQVPPIHLTRAAAAALVSDPSLLVSRERMIAKVSQVTGVGHRHVVTRMVAHAWGEFTRGESISAPFLRLPEMSLSI from the coding sequence GTGAGGGCCACCATCATCGGGGCAGGGCGCATCGCCTTGGGGCTGGCCGCTGAACAGCTCCACCAGTCAGGCTACGAGGTGACGGTGTTGGGCCGAGGACATGTCGCCGCGGCCCTGCAACATGCCCGAGTCGTAGAGGTTGAGTTGACCGACGGATGGACGATGGAACGTTTCCTGGTGCCGGTGCGTACCGTCGACCTGGCGGATCGTCGCGCAGCTGTGCAGGCCGTGTCCACCGCTGATGTGGTGGGCACCGCGGTCGGGGCACGGATGCTGCCCGCCGTGCTGGACCTCATCGCGGAGGGGCTGAAACGTGCGATTCGTCCCGTGAACGTGATCGCCTTCGAGAACCACGAGAACGCCGCTCGGATCATCCGGAAGGGCCTGAGAAGGCGGTTGGGATCGGGTGTGGATCGGCACGGGTTCACTGGGGCCGTCATCGCCCGGGCCGTGGCCCATCGTGTTTTCGCCGCGGATGGTCGTGTACGGGTCGTGGGGGACCTGCCCCGGGAAGTCGTGGTTGATGGTGCGGCTCTGGTGGATCCCGCTCCGTTGGTTCAGGACTTCATCCCGGTCGATGATTTCCGGGCCTACTATCGCCGCAAGCTCTACCGGTTCTCCGCAGGGCACGCCACGGCGGCCTATCTGGGAGGACTTAAGGGATATCGGTACCTGCACGCCGCGGCCATGGATCCGGAGATAGCCGAGGCCGTCCTGGGGGCGATGGAGGAGGGCAGGCGGGGACTTGCAGCACGCTACGGGGAGGAAGTATCCGGTACCCCGGAGGATCTTGAAGCCATCCTGTGGCGGTTCCGCAACGCGGCCCTGGGGGACACGGTCGACCGGGTGGGACGGGATGCCCTCCGCAAGCTTGGCCGGGGGGAGCGCCTGGTCGGGGCTGCCCGGCTGGCCGCCAAGGGACAGGTGCCGCCGATCCATTTGACGAGAGCCGCGGCCGCGGCTCTCGTCAGCGACCCGAGTCTTCTCGTCTCCCGGGAACGGATGATCGCCAAGGTGTCCCAGGTGACGGGTGTCGGACATCGCCACGTCGTCACCCGGATGGTGGCTCACGCATGGGGCGAGTTCACCCGGGGGGAGTCGATCAGCGCACCATTCCTTCGTCTCCCAGAAATGAGCCTTTCGATATGA
- a CDS encoding ATP-grasp domain-containing protein — protein sequence MRVILLRSGSSGDSNPLLDALEAELRLAKVATISLFPAEMDSSVPIPRADVAVLKDKTPAGLEWGRRLHEAGIPTVSPYPVTVLCRDKLRTNQVLAQAGLPVPECRPVTGPEDLLPMLVDGPVILKPRRGSRGRGIQVIHDSTDVPASWGAEEMFAQRYYEPETLDRKIYRIGEDVFCVERVWPPVTLEEKRGRLIELDATTRELAMECGRVLGTDVYGVDVIEHEGRPWVVDLSSFPGFKGVPEAGARIAKVVLRVAAEARKDDTPPESAPDNGTLCPVP from the coding sequence ATGAGAGTCATTCTTCTGCGATCTGGGTCGTCTGGGGACTCCAATCCACTGCTGGATGCACTTGAAGCGGAGCTTCGTCTGGCCAAGGTCGCGACTATCTCGTTGTTTCCCGCAGAAATGGACTCCTCCGTTCCGATACCCCGGGCCGATGTGGCAGTGCTCAAGGACAAGACACCGGCGGGTCTGGAGTGGGGGAGGCGGCTGCACGAGGCAGGGATTCCCACGGTGAGTCCCTACCCGGTCACAGTTTTGTGCAGGGACAAGCTGAGAACCAATCAGGTACTGGCCCAAGCCGGTCTGCCCGTTCCGGAATGCCGCCCGGTGACCGGGCCGGAAGATCTGTTGCCGATGCTGGTGGATGGACCGGTGATCCTCAAGCCGCGCCGAGGTTCCCGCGGACGGGGAATCCAGGTCATTCATGACTCCACGGATGTTCCCGCGTCGTGGGGGGCGGAGGAGATGTTCGCGCAGCGCTACTACGAGCCCGAGACCTTGGATCGCAAGATCTACCGAATCGGGGAGGACGTGTTCTGCGTCGAACGGGTGTGGCCGCCAGTCACCCTGGAGGAGAAACGAGGCCGGCTGATCGAGCTGGATGCCACCACCAGAGAACTCGCAATGGAATGCGGGCGGGTGCTGGGGACCGATGTCTACGGTGTGGACGTGATAGAACACGAGGGCAGGCCGTGGGTCGTGGACCTGTCCAGTTTCCCGGGGTTCAAAGGCGTTCCGGAGGCTGGGGCTCGCATCGCCAAGGTGGTTCTTCGCGTGGCGGCCGAGGCGCGGAAGGACGATACCCCGCCGGAGTCGGCTCCGGACAATGGGACGCTCTGCCCCGTTCCCTGA
- a CDS encoding MFS transporter produces the protein MTRRIMHPELRRRRCRARWIGWSVVVAVTVATSAAAILVDGNWEWASPGNRPWLVLGVLLIVGMTVTLTTWNTRRCIRAPRHAVRNRNGSGGPLGVVVAEGFLSRLAFGMISFSLPLYAHRLGMSIENIGVLLATNTAVAILLKPMMGAVIDRIGVRTAYIVAVGLRTVVVFSLVFAQTPLHLFLVRGLHGVAISLRDPSSSTILAALGGKKAVAQRFSWYQTVKTVAGSAGGFSAGILLTALAGDHAFVFAVSAILSGLPMLLVLIGLRGPQVTGLSRKPEKKTPVPVELRRLIRPYALLGAAMNGTAYLMANLLPLLSVSYMGLSEAAASSLYVFSTAMSFSGPLWGWLADRVSLKLVLGVRAIGNVFSSLVWLLFPSYAGLVIGKVADDAGKAAFRPAWGAVMAKVAALDPVRRTRTLAIMSTAEDAGEFGAPILAGVIWTTFGLPAVLVVRLCAGTATEIYSWWLASHMKIDDDHSVQESDTETPIEPRRSA, from the coding sequence ATGACCCGTCGGATCATGCATCCCGAGCTCCGCAGGCGGCGTTGCCGGGCGCGCTGGATCGGTTGGTCGGTGGTCGTCGCCGTCACCGTGGCAACGTCGGCGGCTGCGATCTTGGTGGATGGAAACTGGGAATGGGCGAGCCCTGGCAACAGGCCGTGGCTGGTCCTGGGGGTCCTTCTGATCGTCGGAATGACCGTGACCCTGACCACCTGGAACACCCGTCGATGCATCCGGGCGCCCCGGCACGCGGTGCGGAACCGGAACGGCAGCGGAGGCCCCCTGGGTGTGGTGGTAGCGGAAGGTTTCCTGTCGCGCCTGGCTTTCGGGATGATCAGTTTCTCCCTGCCGTTGTATGCGCATCGCCTCGGCATGTCGATTGAGAACATCGGGGTTCTGCTGGCGACGAACACCGCCGTCGCGATCCTGTTGAAACCCATGATGGGTGCCGTCATCGACCGCATCGGAGTGCGAACCGCCTACATCGTGGCGGTGGGGTTGCGGACCGTGGTGGTGTTTTCCCTGGTGTTCGCCCAGACGCCTCTTCACCTGTTTCTCGTCCGAGGTTTGCACGGGGTTGCGATCTCCCTGCGGGATCCATCCTCCTCGACGATTCTGGCGGCCCTGGGAGGCAAGAAAGCGGTGGCTCAACGATTCTCCTGGTACCAGACCGTCAAGACGGTGGCCGGATCTGCTGGCGGGTTCTCCGCGGGGATTCTGCTGACCGCCCTCGCGGGTGACCACGCGTTCGTTTTTGCGGTCTCGGCCATTTTGTCCGGGCTTCCCATGCTGCTTGTGCTCATTGGGCTGCGAGGACCCCAGGTAACAGGTCTGAGCCGGAAACCGGAGAAGAAAACGCCGGTTCCTGTGGAACTGCGCCGGCTCATCCGGCCCTATGCGCTCCTGGGTGCGGCTATGAACGGTACGGCCTATCTCATGGCGAATCTGCTTCCACTGCTCTCCGTGTCGTACATGGGATTGTCGGAAGCAGCCGCATCATCGCTGTACGTCTTCTCCACCGCCATGTCCTTCAGTGGGCCGTTGTGGGGATGGCTGGCGGACCGGGTGAGCCTGAAGCTGGTGCTGGGGGTCAGGGCCATCGGCAATGTGTTCTCCTCCTTGGTCTGGCTGCTCTTCCCGAGCTATGCGGGCCTTGTCATCGGAAAGGTGGCGGATGACGCAGGCAAGGCTGCTTTCCGGCCGGCCTGGGGAGCGGTCATGGCCAAGGTGGCTGCTCTCGATCCGGTGCGGCGCACCCGGACACTGGCGATAATGAGCACCGCGGAGGACGCCGGGGAGTTCGGGGCGCCGATTCTGGCCGGGGTCATCTGGACAACTTTCGGGTTACCGGCGGTACTGGTGGTCAGGTTGTGCGCTGGGACGGCAACCGAAATCTACTCCTGGTGGTTGGCCAGCCACATGAAAATCGATGACGACCATTCCGTCCAAGAGTCTGACACGGAAACACCCATAGAGCCTCGTAGATCGGCGTAA
- a CDS encoding ATP-grasp domain-containing protein, producing MRICFLLTRRVPDVPSPVVLEAQRLLGRMGHEVTGWIPEDRLLRTDVLAPEADLYVLKSHTELALSYAGALHGQGIAVCNEYGACLTAQDKVTAGRLMRELRVPTPETWLIGSPQQAIGLLAEGPLIIKPHRGHRGAGLHLIEEAAQLTSMQAPPGPLIAQRYVPGPGEDLKVYVAGENVWAVRKPFDPQSFTRFGRSVHVDEEIKDIAARIRSGFGLELFGCDVIESPDGPRVVDVNYFPGYKGCPDPAPVIAATIDRVARGS from the coding sequence ATGAGAATCTGCTTCCTGCTGACCCGCCGAGTCCCCGATGTTCCCAGTCCCGTCGTGCTGGAAGCCCAACGGCTCCTGGGAAGGATGGGACATGAGGTGACCGGATGGATTCCCGAGGACCGCCTGCTGCGTACGGATGTCCTGGCCCCGGAGGCCGATCTGTACGTGCTCAAGAGCCATACGGAGTTGGCACTCAGCTATGCCGGTGCTCTTCACGGGCAGGGGATCGCGGTGTGCAATGAATACGGAGCCTGCCTGACCGCCCAGGACAAGGTGACCGCGGGAAGACTCATGCGGGAGCTGCGTGTGCCCACCCCCGAAACATGGCTCATCGGCAGTCCCCAACAGGCGATTGGACTGCTGGCGGAAGGGCCCCTCATCATCAAACCCCACAGAGGACACCGTGGGGCGGGACTGCATCTGATCGAGGAAGCCGCGCAGTTGACCTCGATGCAGGCGCCTCCCGGGCCGCTGATCGCCCAACGCTACGTGCCTGGTCCCGGAGAGGACCTCAAGGTGTACGTCGCCGGGGAGAACGTCTGGGCGGTGCGCAAACCCTTCGATCCCCAGTCGTTCACCCGCTTCGGGCGCTCCGTTCACGTCGATGAGGAGATCAAGGACATCGCCGCACGAATCCGTTCCGGATTCGGCCTGGAACTGTTCGGATGCGATGTGATCGAGTCCCCGGACGGCCCCAGGGTGGTGGACGTCAACTACTTCCCCGGGTACAAGGGATGCCCCGATCCGGCTCCCGTGATTGCAGCCACCATCGACCGTGTGGCCCGTGGCTCATGA
- a CDS encoding NADPH-dependent FMN reductase → MKGVTVKIGVIEGSIRQGRNAAPVARWVLDNVPKQNDVEFVLLDLASFNLPLYDAPVPPLLANRQYDSEAVRAWSRAIDECDAFIFVSPEYNFGVPGVLKNAVDWLAPEWMNKSAAFVSYGSDGGIRSVEHWRTILANFNMHVVRTNVALSLFTDIVDGVVTAHERKAEQLQVLVEQLVASAAHRKA, encoded by the coding sequence ATGAAAGGAGTCACTGTGAAGATTGGTGTCATCGAAGGCTCGATCCGCCAGGGGCGCAACGCCGCTCCGGTCGCCCGCTGGGTGCTGGACAACGTTCCGAAGCAGAACGATGTCGAGTTCGTTCTGCTCGACCTGGCCAGTTTCAACCTGCCCCTGTACGACGCGCCCGTCCCTCCGCTGCTGGCCAACCGCCAGTACGATTCCGAGGCCGTTCGGGCGTGGAGCCGCGCCATTGACGAGTGCGATGCCTTTATCTTCGTGTCCCCCGAGTACAACTTCGGGGTCCCGGGTGTGCTGAAGAACGCCGTCGACTGGCTCGCCCCCGAGTGGATGAACAAGTCCGCGGCCTTCGTCAGCTACGGCTCCGACGGTGGTATCCGCTCCGTCGAGCACTGGCGCACCATCCTCGCCAACTTCAACATGCACGTGGTGCGGACCAATGTCGCCCTGTCGCTGTTCACTGACATCGTCGACGGAGTGGTGACCGCCCATGAGCGTAAGGCCGAACAGCTCCAGGTGCTCGTCGAGCAGCTGGTGGCCTCCGCCGCGCACCGCAAGGCTTGA
- a CDS encoding zinc-dependent alcohol dehydrogenase family protein, producing MRATIMRAPGDVVVTEVDRPEIIEPTDAIIELAAACICGSDLWPYRGYDKAENRAMGHEYVGTVVEVGSAVTTVKPGDFVVGSFCISDNTCEICDSGYPSRCVNGGFVSGTQAEFVRIPQADGTLVVMPGGRPEDPDVLASLLAASDVLGTGWFGAVAAEAGPGKTVAVVGDGAVGLLAILAAKELGAERVIAMSRNPQRQALAKEFGATDIVEERGEEGVSRVKDLTNGLGAHSVVEAVGTQQSMEQAIGACRPGGHVGFVGVSHGVSLPGGLLFGTEVHLHGGPAPVRRFLPDLIDRILAGKINPGRVFDQRIPLDEAPEGYKAMDERRAIKVLLEP from the coding sequence ATGCGAGCAACCATCATGCGGGCACCGGGCGACGTGGTCGTCACCGAGGTGGACCGTCCCGAGATCATCGAACCCACCGACGCGATAATCGAGCTTGCCGCCGCATGCATCTGCGGCTCGGACCTGTGGCCCTACCGGGGGTACGACAAGGCCGAGAACCGCGCCATGGGACACGAGTACGTCGGTACCGTGGTGGAGGTCGGTTCAGCCGTGACCACGGTGAAGCCGGGTGATTTCGTGGTCGGATCCTTCTGCATCTCGGACAACACCTGCGAGATCTGCGATTCCGGTTACCCCTCCCGTTGCGTCAACGGCGGGTTCGTCAGCGGCACCCAGGCGGAGTTCGTCCGCATCCCGCAGGCCGACGGCACCCTCGTCGTCATGCCGGGCGGGCGTCCCGAGGACCCCGACGTGCTGGCCTCGCTGCTGGCCGCCTCCGACGTGCTCGGCACGGGCTGGTTCGGGGCGGTCGCCGCGGAAGCGGGTCCGGGCAAGACCGTCGCGGTGGTGGGTGACGGCGCAGTCGGCCTCCTGGCGATCCTGGCGGCCAAAGAGTTGGGGGCCGAACGGGTCATCGCGATGTCCCGCAACCCGCAACGCCAGGCACTCGCCAAGGAGTTCGGGGCCACCGACATCGTCGAGGAACGCGGCGAGGAGGGTGTCTCCCGAGTGAAGGACCTCACCAACGGGCTGGGCGCACACAGCGTCGTCGAGGCGGTCGGCACCCAGCAGTCCATGGAGCAGGCCATCGGGGCCTGCCGCCCGGGTGGGCACGTCGGTTTCGTCGGGGTCTCCCACGGCGTGAGCCTGCCGGGTGGCCTGCTGTTCGGCACCGAGGTGCACCTGCACGGCGGGCCCGCTCCCGTTCGCCGTTTCCTGCCGGACCTGATCGATCGCATCCTGGCCGGGAAGATCAACCCGGGGAGGGTTTTCGACCAGCGGATTCCGCTCGACGAGGCCCCCGAGGGTTACAAGGCCATGGACGAGCGCCGAGCCATCAAGGTGCTGCTCGAGCCCTGA